The sequence gttgttccctaaTAGCTGCCAGCAAGAAGGCGTTTTGTCTCATGAGTGTTCCGAcagcgaaatatcaccacttttttttaaatttgaatagggggaatgacggctttggcaggttttgttctattattggtagggggttttttatgactgactaggctcaaattttgcctaaacattttttgtagggGGACATAcggttttggcaggttttgttctattattggcaggggggtttttgtcgactaaattttatgaaatctggccacaatattctttgatatgcaaagaatgcttaggccaaatttgagcctagtcagtcataaaaaacccccctgccaataatagaacaaagcctgccaaagccgtctttccccctatatcaaagaatattgtggccaaatttcataaaattttgtcgacaaaaccccctgccaatgatagaacaaaacctgccaaagccgtatttcCCCCTATTattaatatgattgagattttctacaattttgagATGGAATCagttagctatattgtttaactgttgcatgaggtaaaaatacccatgaaaatcgtaaCAGCTAAGACATTAAAGTAGTCTTCGCTAAGCTTAGAGTCGCATCGAGCTTTAGTAGTGTGGATGTCATGGCTAATCCTGACTTGActtatttgtaataaatttgttatgaatTTATGGAATGAAAATTTTTATTATGAATTCATTGTTTTAAATAAGATTAAATACGTTTTATtgggatttcttcagaacattAGAGTTGCATTATcaacagaaattttttttttttacctgtATAGTTGGCTAATTTCCGTGAAAATAACTGCTTTTTCTGCTTCATTATTAACAACcttcaaacttttcattttaaaagtatttttaCTACACATGTAGTAGCTGTCATGCATTTCACTTCATCGATACAGCGTTTTAATTGGttcgaaagaacaaaaaacatGCCATTTTAAAACTCTCAGTAGAGACATTTTTATAGGCACAGGTACCGTTGACATTCTTTTCTAGTTTGTATGCCTACTTATCGAATATGTTAGCAAATAAGTTTTACATTGTATCTCATTTACTTCCCGGgtgaaaaatatcttgaaaacagccACTCACCTATGTTGGACTGCAAAAAGGTGCATTCCATCACTATTGCAAGATACCTCACACGTGTAGTTGAGAAAgtttatcacatttttttgtagttttgttgtttgattttctacaactttgacgcagttttgttcatttatattttttctttcgAAATGTCGAAGCCTTGAGCTTCGCGTACTTGCCGTCTGAGTAGggtaaaaatcgattttcagacTGCATTTTTTTGAGTTGAAAACTACTATGAACTTTTTAAACATGTGGCTTGAAAACGGTACGGAATTATATTGTGGTCCGAACGTCATAATATGTTATtaaacacagataaaaatatgttgtgattttaaatttattttcttgtACATATTTTGAgcagcatgcaaataaacgcaacATTAATTCGATCTTACTGTTCTTTCAAATCGAAAAAGATTTGAACGGTTCTTTCCtgttaaaaattcaaatttaactGAATATTGAATTTCAGTTTGTTTGATGGGATTGGCTGCAAtattacacgtcgttgaattttcaaaactatttacCGTGTATGTTAATGTTAGACAGCATTGTTGTCCAGATGAATGCGAAAACCAACAGCCTTCTTGAAAAACGCAGCTGATTGGGATCAAGtctaaaatacaaaattttaggAAGGCGAGGTTGTATGTTTACGCGTTTGCAATCATCTGCAAATTTTGCAAGGCTAAACGCCTTCGGCAACGATCTATAGCCTCCACAGTCCACACGTTCCTACGCACTGTCTATAAATAGAAAAGcggacgcatggtacatttctCCCTGCGAGGACAGCCAACAAATGTTTTTAAGTTCTTCGAACAACCGCGACCTTGTACGCGACGCAACTGTTGCCATTGCTTGGCGACTGCATTTGTgacgccgttggtatggaagtgtAAACGAAACATTGCATGCGACCTAGCGATAGAGTTTGCGacagtcgcgtcgcgtgtgtttgggggttTACCGGCAGCATTGAATCATCATTGGTTCAAATATTTAACTAGCAAATATTGTgcgaaatcaaatgtaaatttttaatgtttttaccTTCTTTTTCAGTATTAGGTCTGTAAAAGCGCTTTGAAGTATGATAGTCGAATAATGCGATCACATTTATATTATCAGTCCTGAATGGGTCGATAAAGTTTACCAAACCTAAAGCTTCGGAAAGCTTTTTTATTTACTCCAATGTATTCACCACAAACACCTAATGGATTCCTATCGTTTTGCTCTCACAAATCCAACAAAATTCACCATCGGAAAGCTTACCTCTCGCGCAAGTATAACGTGTTCGCCGTAGATTGGGAGCGGATCTCGCAGTACCCATGCTATCTCTCGTCGCTGTCCAACACGAAGCTAGTCTCACAATGCACAGCCCAGGTAGTTATGCTTACCTTTATAAATCACCTTACTCGTAGTACATAATGCGTTAGCATGAGAGACCGTCTGCTTGTCGTTGCGGCGTCATAATCACggttcaatgaattattggcagtggctgattttctactcgccgcagccacatccaggcgctatagtatatgtacaaaatagccagcaagagttaaccaccagaaatttgtatggcgaaagacatctaacgctggttttctcaaaattaggaacttttaatgaaaaactatttggtatcggttatgagggatggtgtccgctactacgcctaccaaatattttgttgatgaaagtgcttaattttgagaaatcgaaccttagatgcctttcgccatactgatttcagaaagttaactcctagtgtgccgctgtaagcacgctcaaagcagtcgattcattgatATCAATTGTTGGCTAAATAGTTGCATATTCACAGCTGTACTCATTCATTACCTTTACCGGGAGCCACAGCAAGCAGATCACGTGCGTTGGCCATTCACTCGGAGCTCATATCTGCGGCATGATGTCCCACCATTTAACAAAACGGCAGTACAAAATCATAGGTGAGTACTAACACGGTTATGATTGGTTTCCTTCTTCTGGACGGTCTGTTTGATTGACAGTTCGAGTGGATTATAATTGTTATTTACAATGCAACAATGAACGGCATAAttgtttgtttgtagaagcacAATTAAGTTGGAATCAATCATTTAGGTTGATATATCTGTGATGACTCTGTTTTTCTTGAATTCCATGTCCAGGTTTAGATCCAGCAAGACCACTCATAGAGAAGCATGCCTCGAATCGGTTCCGGTTGACGAAAGACGATGCCAAGGTGGTGCAAATTATTCACACCAATGCCGGTTTCCTGGGACAAAGTGCGTTCACCGGAACGATCGACTTCTGCGTTAACGGTGGCCAGACGCAACCGTATTGCACGGGCAACTCCATCAGTAAGTTTTGTTTTATAAGATTTTGAAGATTATATAATGCAATGACGAGTAATCCTTCAGAACGAGCTCGATGCAGTCATTTCCTCAGCGTGTGCTATCTAGCCAATGCAGTGTTGTCGGGGGAACCAACGATAGCTTTCCAGTGCCCTACGGGGTGTGTTCGGAATAATCGGATACCATTTGCTCCTTTGCGGTATTCAAATCGAATACGAGGTAGGATGAAACATTACCATATTGGGCAGGATACACCAGATGAGTGAGTATTGATGAATAATTTCGGATTTTTCTGAATGCGACATTGATATTAAATGCAAATTTCAGAGCCACCGGAGGATATTGTGTTCATATGGATCAAGCAATGAATTGTCCATACAACTAAAATAGTCAGAGAGGGTTGCGTTACCAGCGTGTAAATATGGGTGTAAAATTGTGATATAAATAGATTTAAGTAGCATTAAGTATACAATAAAAAGTGAGACCGTTTTTATACGTTTTTTGTACTAATTAAAGTTTAATCGATAACAGCTTGATGGCTTCAGAAAGTATATCCTGCGTCGTTTCTTCATTAGGAACCTTTTATCCATCAATTCGATACAACAAAATACCTCGTCGATGTGCGACCTGTGTGTCAAAGTTGCCCGAAATACTCACTGGGTCTAAGCCGATTACCTTTTCTACAATAGTATCCAAGGCATCGCTACACTGTTCTATCCACCACATTGTAGGGGCATAGCATCTGCAGAAATACACACCGTTGATTTTTGCAGATCTGAGATACCTACCATTCCACTTTCAACATAGCATTATCCAGCATTTCGTCAAAATTTCCTGGAATGAAGCCGCATATGGTCCGCATAGCTTTTGTATATCCGAATCACAGTGTCTTGGATCTCGACTTCATGTTTATCTCCAATTAGATCCGCCTTCGGTTATCTCTTCCAAAACCTTACATTGGATCACATCCACATAGAGcatacacagtaaaaaataaaaagtaatatcacatcagattagatgcacatcatcgccgtcgtcaATATAATGTTTTATTACATCTGATTGACGTAACAAAAAGTTGACGTActtgatattttattttcaaattaaagcAGTGTAACTCATTTTCGACGTAATATTTTTGATGTAACTAAAAACAACGTAAAACCAGGTCAGGAAGAATCCCGCTTTCGGCAGCGGGGTTAggggtaccgtaatccgggggaacattgatcagcggggtaacattgatcagttgaaccattttcaaaagatgaATAAAGTATTACTTTCTGTTATTACGATTACTTATTATGAGTTAGGTAttttaatcttgactaaatttgctaccgaataatataatctccactagaatttgcatttaatttttgccatagtttgaaaaataaaatcaacatcatTTTGTTAACTCACAGTAAGCTGccaaaaagcactcaaaacaagcataataacaaaaaattgagatCGTACCTACAATTGGgtgataagtaatcttattttctttgtttatccatatttttgtttcaaaattttgatttttattgttgaaaaaccagataattcacctagcggtcaTGATGCCTTACTCGAAACAATCAATACGCTTCGCCTCagtataaggatttcaaaagtaattgcctaccttaaggcgtttacaaacgcttgctttatagacgtaacaaagtgaaatgattgatgatcaaagttaccccaaattggaaattcgaaaaactagacaaaacagatttttaaaacaattttataattatcaaataatcaagaacaatagcctCAAACGTTCTACacgtagcagtactcgttttaaaaatatgaaaaaagcaatcatttaatttacggaggaaatatttacaaaacattgaaaaaattgatcaatgatACCCCGGATTACGAGGAATTCAAAACGTATTTTATGGTATGTACAAATACTTGAatctttaaattaaaaatttacagttgatttttttaaatatttttttaattttttaatgttaaactatttgtttttaaattttaatttttaattttcaatttttatgttaaatttttatttatttttatgtatgtatatatatgtaattcaatttatataagtcaatatatttttttaaaattattatttatttattaaattttatcgGTGGTGACATGGCAGCGTCGTTGGTTATCGGCAATAAAGGCGGGGCAATTTGTtcggaagttttttcaggaagtcctccggaaataGCTTTGtaagttcttccaaaaaattcttcggaaaatttcCCAGGCatacctcaggaagtttctccagaagattGTCTGGAAACTCATCCAGATATTATTTGGAAACCCTTCCACTAAATTCTCTGGAGAATCCTCCTGCAATTCTCGCataatttccttcaaaaattccctcggaaattcttccaggaattcctccaaaagctgCTAcgtgagttcctccaggaattcctccgaaagttcatccaggaattcctccaggaactccttcggaaattcctccagaaatccctcaggagattcctccaggaattccgcaggaaattcctccaggaatacctccgaaagttcctctaggaactcctccggaagttcctccagatattcctctggaagttccttcaagaattcctccggaagttccactaggaattcctccggaagttccaccaggattttctctggaagttccaccaggatttcctccggaagttcctccaaaaattcctccggaagttcctccaaaaattcctcgggaagttcctctaggaatttctccggaagtttctctaggaattcctccggaagttcctctaggacttcctcgggaaattcctctaagaattcctccggaagttcctctaggaattcctccggaagttcctccaggaattcctccggaagttcctccaggaattcctccggaagttcctccaggaattcctccggaagttcgtccaggaattcctccggaacttcctccagaaattcctccggaacttcctccggaacttcctccagaaattcctccggaacttcctccaggaattcctccggaacttcctccggaacttcctccaggaattcctccggaagttcctccaggaattcctccggaagttcctccaggaattcatccgaaagttcctccaggaattcctccggaagttcctccaggaattcctccggaagttcctccaggaattcctccggaagttcctccaggaattcctccggaagttcctcccggaattcctccggaagctcctccaggaattcctccgaaagttcctccaggaattcttccggaagtgcctccaggaattcctccggaagttcctccaggaattcctccggaagttcctccaggaattcctccaggaattcctccggaagttcctccaggaattcctccggaagttcctccaggaattcctccggaagtttttccaggaattcctccggaagttcctccaggaattcctccggaagttcctccaggaattcctccggaagttcctttaggaattcctccggaagttactcaaggaattcctccggaagttcatccacgaattctcccggaagttccttcaagagttcctgcggaagttcctccagaagtttctccagaaattcctccggaagttcctccaggaattcctccggaagttcttccaggaattcctccggaacttccttcaggaattcctccggaagttactccaggaattcctccggaagttcctccacgaattctcccggaagttcctccaagaattcctccggaagttcctccagaactttctccaggaattcctccggaagtttctccaggtaatgttccggaagtttctccaggaattcctccggaagtttctccaggaaatcctccagaagtttctccaggaattcctccggaagtttctcaaggaattcctcctgaagtttctaaattataaattataaattataaatttaaaatcaaaaaataaaaattaaaaattaaaaattaaaaattaaaaattaaaaattaaaaattaaaaattataaattataaattataaattataaattataaattataaattataaattataaattataaattataaattataaattataaattataaattataaattataaattagaaattagaaattagaaattagaaattagaaattagaaattagaaattagaaattagaaattagaaattagaaattagaaattagaaattagaaattagaaattagaaattagaaattagaaattagaaattagaaattagaaattagaaattagaaattagaaattagaaataaaaaattagaaatttgaattgaaaaattagaaataaaaaattagaaattagaaattgtacattataaattaaaaattagaaattataaattttacattgtaaactaataattataaattgaaaattaaaaactaaaagtataaataaaaaattaaaaattaataataaataattaaaaattgaaaattaaaaatttatagttaaaaattataaatttagaaataaaaaataaaaaagtaaaaattcaaaatcaaaaattaaaatttttaatttaaagcttgaaaattaaaaattaaaaatttcaaaattaaaaattaaaatttagatttttttttcatgattttgtttttacggcGGTTCAGGGCTCTAACTCTTTTTCCTTACGAAGATTATGAGATTTAGGGTGCgaccagagtagacgcgaagtgcgaagcgaagcgtccatacgatttgacagctccttattattgaCTGTTACTCCTTTGCGTGCCGTTTTCGCGCGGCGTCACGTAGACGTGTCTTCTCTGGCAGGCACCTTACGCCttaccaaaataaaaaataatacaaaaaaatgttgccaaaatcgaacaGGGTCTGTATTAGAAAtaatcactttttcgtcattTTACCGGGTAGCGTTAGAATTTTCCATTTCCTGTTAGCAGCCGTTCAGTCGCACCACTTCTCCCCCGTTTTGCTTGAGGCCGAAAACACCAAAAATTGAACAGTGACACGATAAACTCCGGAATACTCGTTGGCTGGACACTTGTGCGTAAAATTCGGCAATGACTGCAACAATAACATTTCAACATTGCAATAAACCTCCTGCCGATCGGAAACTTACCTTTCATCCTGAACCTAATTTAATTCATCCTGAACTGACCAAACACTCGATTCCCGCAATTATATTTGAACTCCATTAAATATGAACACTTAAAATGAGTGCGATTCCTGCAATGTTCTGCAATTTCACGTTGATTTAACATAATATACAACATAAGTATGTAATATTACGCTTTTTTTCCAACTGACATGATGTGCATCATTTTATGTGTAAGAAATTACCGATTTAGCGAGGTAATGTTACGTACTTTGCGCGCaaccgaaaaaatattttgtccgTTAGATTTTACATTCAGTTATGTAATAATACATCGAATTGACTTGAAAATACATCAAATCGGCGATTACATAGGTTTTTTAAGTACATTGACCAATGTTACGTCATGGgatattaacattttttttgctgtgtaggaAATCTCGTCATTCAACTTTTTAGAAGCTCTTCTGGGCAGCATTCTGCTACAGGACTAGAATTATCTCACCCTTATTCGTGTTATCCGTTAAGGATACTTTTGGCGTCTTCTCCTAGACcagatttgcatcattgcgtgtTCTACTTCGtaaaattcatcggaataactttctttgcttaaaacaaaggataacaaatccatacgtaaacataaaatacgcttctATTCAGTAttgacactttttggagcgaaatcatttttcagcgaatgagcgaaacgatgcgattctgcgtgaaaaactcatgcgcgatgctctccatgcagaatcgcaagTAAGTCAGCTCGTACATCAGGCTTCGGTGAGtaagatttgagcatgattctaccaacactaaATGTGATTATACATAATGAATTTCATGGTAAATttcttatttaccacatgatttTCTATTCCTGTTTCCAACAACCCAAATCTGAAGTAAAAATTTTCGTATCAGTTCTGGAATTGAAGTCGATCGTttagtaggggaaactggacacacataatccccactttttgtttcgcATATTTCTCGATGTAGCAGGCATACATTTATACGATGTAAGATGGACTTGACAAACAATTTAAtaagttattcaaaaacatcattgaaagcaattattttttcatgaaaatttccaaaatatcgattttttatGAGCTGCGCATGTTTAGGTTCCTGTAAGTCTAATTAAAGGCCAAAatggtttattttcaaattctgACAATTATTTATAGGCTAATGTAGAAACAGTCGTgtgaaaatgaaatatttttggtattttggttctcgaatagagtaacAGTGACAGAGGAATGTTTGCTTTATCAACATAGTTGTCATGCTGATCGTGAATTATCTGCAAGTAATCCACTCCATTGAAAAAATGGTCATATTAAAtacgacccaggacgggttggttcgatgtggagtgtcagagagtgacagacgagaaaaacgttgccagaagccggatgttggtgtcgggtacccgatcgaatagagatcggtacaaggaagcaagagaagccgaaaaacgaacccaccgcaggaagaaaaaagagtacgaagaacaagttattagtgaggcgcaggaaaaaatggagcagaacgatatgcggaggttttatgagtctgtcaatggcgtgcggagaaagacagcgccatctcccgtcatgtgcaacgaccaacaagggaatttgctgacagataaaactgaagtggctgccaggtggaagcaacacttcgagactttgttgaatggaggaagtgacggtgcatcggtgaacagaataaatattagcgacgatggacaagctgtggagtcacctacactagatgaggttaaaaaagctgttaaagagctgaaaaacaataaggctgcggggaaggaccagctcccggctgaacttctcaaacacggcagtgagcagctttatgaagctcTGCACCTgctgcctgctagctggttggacggcctcatttgccctctatttaagaaagggcacagaaagtgcgccaattatcgaggaataaccctccttaattcggcgtacaaaattatgtcccgtattctgttcaacagattgagaccgcttgaagagtccttcgtcggtgaataccaagcaggttttcgtgagggccgatcaacgacggatcaaatgtttaccctgagacaaatccttgataaattccgggagtacaacttgcagacagatcatctgtttattgatttcaaggcggcgtacgattcagtgaaacggaatgaattatggcaaattatgcttgaacatggttttccggcgaaaatgatacggctgattcgtataacgttggacggatcgaaatcaagtgtaagggttgcggatgaaatatcgacgtcatttgttaccttagatggattaaagcagggtgatgcactcatgaatctactgttcaatatagcgctcgaggaagcgattaggagagctggtgtgcaaagaagcggtaccattatcacaaaatcgcatatgctcctgagatttgcggacgatatcgatattatcgaaattaatcgccgtgccgtggaagaggcttttgtgccttttaagagggagacagtgaggattggactcacgatcaataccagcaaaacgaagtacatggtcgctggcaatcaacgtgggttcattagtggtggtggtagcgaaatggtgctggatggtgaaaaatttaacGTGGTGGAAGAATtagtgtatcttggaacattagtgacgtgagataatgatgttacccgcgaggtgaaaaggcgtattgcagctgcaaatagggcttattacggacttcgtaaccagcttaagtcccgtagtctgcaaacgaaaacaaaactcgcgctgtatactacacaaaagaaatacgactggaagatttggtgttttattgtgtggctttctcagtctaatttagtcaaaacgattcgttttgttttgcccgacgtttcggcctgtatttttggcctttttcaagggtgaaCTAAAATAAGAACATGGACTTTAGGAGGTACACAACATAATACATAAAACATAGTAAAATATAACCTACACAGTCTACCGTTTTTCGTTATTAAGTTTGCCGTTTTTCACATAGGGAGGGCTTCTCGTAATCCTACAAATTGTAacacataaaaacataatacgGCCATAACATAATTCACATAAAAATTGTCTTACAGTTTAAACATTTAGTGTGAGCGTAGGGACTTTGGTAGACACTGCTATTGCACACGACTTGCACTACAATAATAGACAGGAATAGACAATGTTCAATGGTTGGTTTAGAGATGGTGGTGTCGGATGCTATAAAATTCTCATCTGTTCAGACTCATTTACACTTTCTGATCTAGTGTGGTGGTGAGCAATTTCTCTGCGAGAGGAATTGGCTTTAACGGTGTGGAGTATACCTGCGTATGTTATATTCAGACCCTCCACATCAGTACGGTAGTTTACTGTATTAGGTGTGTTTTGAATATGACACATTTCTAATAT comes from Armigeres subalbatus isolate Guangzhou_Male chromosome 2, GZ_Asu_2, whole genome shotgun sequence and encodes:
- the LOC134217450 gene encoding phospholipase A1-like → MSSLVRLLLILSLLIETWSLFSGGIFDLNFFKCMWKKDYDCPHEDIRFFLYTPTSKRGKIVDMTRPKTFFRAGFRPHHETAIIIHGFNGTQTSRHIMFLKDAYLSRKYNVFAVDWERISQYPCYLSSLSNTKLVSQCTAQLYSFITFTGSHSKQITCVGHSLGAHICGMMSHHLTKRQYKIIGLDPARPLIEKHASNRFRLTKDDAKVVQIIHTNAGFLGQSAFTGTIDFCVNGGQTQPYCTGNSIKRARCSHFLSVCYLANAVLSGEPTIAFQCPTGCVRNNRIPFAPLRYSNRIRGRMKHYHIGQDTPDEATGGYCVHMDQAMNCPYN